Proteins from one Parvibaculum lavamentivorans DS-1 genomic window:
- a CDS encoding M81 family metallopeptidase, whose protein sequence is MTTKIKMEQTGMRIAVGGFQHETNTFAPSKADYAAFAQADSWPALQRGEALLSAFTGMNVPVAGFIDAASASGHRLVPLVWCSATPSAQVTEDAFERIAAMMIEELKSAGPLDAVYLDLHGAMVTEHFDDGEGELLRRVREAVGEGVPVVASLDLHANVTEEMVGFSDALIAYRTYPHVDMAETGARAAAHLDAMFAGLPHQAKAMRKLDFLMPLTAQCTLTEPSAHIYAEVAALDGKTIGNGRVSSVSFCGGFAPADIPGCGPAVIAYADTEAAAEEAVARIAGEIVACEKDFSEKLWSARDGVAYAIANAEPGKGPVILADTQDNPGAGGNGDTVGILAELIAQDAQSAALGVLFDPESTAEAAAAGEGARLSLRLGAKTGGAPEEKPIEHEFEVVRVTDGEFLATGPFYGGSRMSLGTTVRLRTGGVEVVVASRKGQCADREMLRHTGIEPTELGILVVKSSVHFRADFGPMAKEVLVVESPGPNIADLAKLPYTKLRKGIRVMPMGKAFGA, encoded by the coding sequence ATGACGACAAAAATAAAGATGGAGCAAACCGGAATGCGCATCGCCGTCGGCGGCTTCCAGCACGAGACCAACACTTTCGCGCCGTCAAAGGCCGACTATGCCGCCTTCGCACAGGCTGATTCATGGCCGGCCTTGCAGCGCGGTGAGGCGCTTCTCTCCGCGTTCACCGGCATGAATGTGCCGGTCGCCGGCTTCATCGACGCGGCAAGCGCATCCGGCCACCGGCTCGTGCCGCTCGTCTGGTGCTCGGCCACGCCTTCCGCGCAAGTCACCGAAGATGCGTTCGAGCGCATCGCCGCCATGATGATCGAAGAGCTGAAATCGGCCGGGCCGCTCGATGCCGTCTATCTCGATCTCCACGGCGCCATGGTGACGGAGCATTTCGACGACGGCGAGGGCGAGTTGCTGCGCCGTGTGCGCGAGGCGGTTGGCGAGGGCGTCCCGGTTGTCGCCAGCCTCGATCTCCATGCCAATGTGACGGAGGAGATGGTCGGCTTTTCCGATGCGCTGATCGCCTACCGCACCTATCCGCATGTCGATATGGCGGAGACCGGCGCGCGCGCCGCGGCCCATCTCGATGCGATGTTCGCCGGCCTGCCGCATCAGGCAAAGGCCATGCGCAAGCTCGATTTCCTGATGCCGCTCACCGCGCAATGCACGCTCACCGAGCCCTCGGCGCATATTTATGCGGAAGTTGCCGCGCTTGACGGCAAGACCATCGGCAATGGCCGCGTCAGCAGCGTTTCATTCTGTGGCGGTTTCGCGCCTGCGGACATTCCCGGCTGCGGCCCTGCCGTCATCGCCTATGCCGATACGGAAGCGGCGGCGGAAGAAGCGGTCGCGCGCATCGCGGGTGAGATCGTCGCCTGCGAAAAGGATTTCAGTGAAAAGCTCTGGAGCGCGCGCGACGGCGTCGCTTATGCCATCGCAAATGCCGAGCCGGGCAAGGGCCCGGTCATCCTGGCCGACACGCAGGACAATCCCGGCGCTGGCGGTAATGGAGACACCGTGGGCATCCTCGCCGAGCTGATCGCGCAGGATGCGCAATCGGCCGCGCTCGGCGTGTTGTTCGATCCCGAGAGTACCGCGGAGGCAGCGGCGGCGGGCGAGGGCGCGCGTCTTTCTCTCCGCCTCGGCGCGAAGACGGGTGGCGCGCCGGAGGAAAAGCCCATCGAACATGAGTTTGAAGTCGTGCGCGTCACCGATGGCGAGTTTCTCGCCACCGGCCCCTTCTATGGCGGCTCGCGCATGTCGCTCGGCACCACGGTCCGTCTGCGCACAGGCGGTGTCGAAGTCGTTGTCGCCTCGCGCAAGGGGCAATGCGCCGACCGCGAGATGCTCCGCCACACCGGCATCGAGCCAACGGAGCTCGGCATCCTCGTCGTCAAAAGCTCCGTCCACTTCCGCGCGGATTTCGGGCCGATGGCAAAGGAAGTTCTCGTCGTCGAAAGCCCGGGTCCGAACATCGCGGACCTGGCGAAGCTTCCCTACACGAAACTCCGCAAGGGCATTCGCGTCATGCCGATGGGCAAGGCATTCGGCGCATAG
- a CDS encoding putative quinol monooxygenase produces the protein MIEITNISFVRALPGKTLALGRELCTLIQPTRTEPGCLCFEIHQSHDDADIWFIYESWRSEEDFDAHFETAHMTAFGKAANALVEGELALHHFSRYSAQETLELSVA, from the coding sequence ATGATCGAAATCACGAACATTTCCTTCGTTCGCGCGCTTCCCGGCAAGACGCTTGCTCTCGGCCGCGAACTTTGCACCCTCATCCAGCCGACCCGCACCGAGCCGGGCTGCCTCTGCTTCGAGATCCATCAGTCGCATGACGACGCCGACATCTGGTTCATCTATGAAAGCTGGCGCTCGGAAGAAGATTTCGACGCGCATTTCGAAACCGCGCATATGACTGCCTTCGGCAAGGCGGCGAATGCGCTCGTCGAAGGCGAACTGGCTCTTCATCACTTCTCGCGCTACTCGGCGCAGGAAACGCTGGAACTCTCCGTCGCCTAA
- a CDS encoding AraC family transcriptional regulator, producing MDRLSELASLIDRYAPEHGSAPTALPRLHLARMEKPTDPMHILQEPALCIAAQGRKQMILGDRLYSYEPSHYLLVSADLPVVGCVMEASPEKPYLGMRLDLSPAALAALMLEMDGNGKASDAPGSGILMSPLTEPLLDAAIRLVRLLDDPASAPILAPLIEREIHYRLLIGDQAIRLRQIALADSKFNQVNRAISWIKQNYARPFRIETVAAEARMSPSSLHEHFKAVTAMSPLQYQKQIRLQEARRLIVGEAVDAATAAHRVGYDSPSQFSREYNRLFGAPPIRDAERLRAAPEASAAV from the coding sequence ATGGACAGGCTTTCCGAACTGGCTTCATTGATTGATCGATACGCGCCGGAGCATGGTTCCGCACCGACGGCGCTGCCCCGGCTTCATCTCGCCCGCATGGAGAAGCCGACCGACCCGATGCATATTCTCCAGGAGCCCGCGCTCTGCATCGCGGCGCAGGGCCGCAAACAGATGATCCTGGGCGACCGCCTCTATTCCTACGAGCCGTCGCACTACCTTCTCGTCTCGGCTGACCTCCCGGTCGTCGGCTGCGTGATGGAGGCGAGCCCGGAGAAGCCCTATCTCGGCATGCGCCTCGACCTGTCGCCGGCGGCGCTCGCGGCCCTCATGCTCGAAATGGATGGTAACGGAAAAGCGAGCGACGCACCCGGCTCCGGCATTCTCATGAGCCCGCTCACCGAACCGCTGCTCGATGCGGCGATCCGGCTTGTCCGTCTTCTCGATGACCCGGCCAGCGCGCCGATCCTTGCGCCGCTCATCGAGCGCGAGATCCATTACCGGCTCCTCATCGGCGACCAGGCGATCCGTCTCCGCCAGATCGCGCTTGCCGACAGCAAGTTCAATCAGGTCAACCGCGCCATCTCCTGGATCAAGCAGAATTATGCGCGGCCCTTCCGCATCGAGACGGTCGCGGCGGAGGCGCGCATGAGCCCGTCCTCGCTGCATGAACATTTCAAGGCCGTCACCGCCATGAGCCCGCTGCAATATCAGAAGCAGATCAGGCTGCAGGAAGCGCGCCGCCTGATCGTCGGCGAGGCCGTCGATGCGGCGACAGCCGCGCATCGCGTCGGCTATGACAGCCCGTCGCAATTCAGCCGCGAGTACAACCGCCTTTTCGGCGCCCCGCCCATCCGCGATGCCGAGCGCCTCCGCGCCGCGCCGGAAGCAAGCGCTGCAGTTTGA